From Mobula hypostoma chromosome 8, sMobHyp1.1, whole genome shotgun sequence, the proteins below share one genomic window:
- the LOC134350059 gene encoding histone H2B 1/2-like, with protein MPEQQKSAPKKGAKKALPKPAGKSGKKRRRVRKESYSIYIYKVMKQVHPDTGISSKAMSIMNSFVSDIFERIAGEASRLAHYNKRSTISSREIQTAVRLLLPGELAKHAVSEGTKAVTKYTSSK; from the coding sequence ATGCCCGAGCAGCAGAAATCCGCTCCCAAGAAGGGCGCCAAGAAAGCTTTGCCCAAACCAGCGGGCAAGTCTGGCAAGAAACGCAGGAGGGTGAGGAAGGAGAGTTACTCCATCTATATCTACAAAGTGATGAAGCAGGTTCACCCCGACACCGGCATCTCCTCCAAGGCCATGAGCATCATGAACTCGTTCGTGAGCGATATTTTCGAGCGCATCGCGGGCGAGGCTTCCCGGCTGGCCCATTATAACAAGCGATCGACCATCAGCTCCCGGGAGATCCAGACTGCCGTGCGCCTGCTGCTGCCTGGGGAGCTGGCCAAGCACGCCGTGTCGGAAGGGACAAAGGCGGTGACCAAGTACACCAGCTCCAAGTGA
- the LOC134350058 gene encoding histone H2B 1/2-like encodes MPEQQKSAPKKGAKKALPKPAGKSGKKRRRVRKESYSIYIYKVMKQVHPDTGISSKAMSIMNSFVSDIFERIAGEASRLAHYNKRSTISSREIQTAVRLLLPGELAKHAVSEGTKAVTKYTSSK; translated from the coding sequence ATGCCCGAGCAGCAGAAATCCGCTCCCAAGAAGGGCGCCAAGAAAGCTTTGCCCAAACCAGCGGGCAAGTCTGGCAAAAAACGCAGGAGGGTGAGGAAGGAGAGTTACTCCATCTATATCTACAAAGTGATGAAGCAGGTTCACCCCGACACCGGCATCTCCTCCAAGGCCATGAGCATCATGAACTCGTTCGTGAGCGATATTTTCGAGCGCATCGCGGGCGAGGCTTCCCGGCTGGCCCATTATAACAAGCGATCGACCATCAGCTCCCGGGAGATCCAGACTGCTGTGCGCCTGCTGCTGCCTGGGGAGCTGGCCAAGCACGCCGTGTCGGAAGGGACAAAGGCGGTGACCAAGTACACCAGCTCCAAGTGA